DNA sequence from the Candidatus Cloacimonadota bacterium genome:
GACTATGGTAGCTCGATCAATAGCATGGGTCCCGCAACAGGCGGCGAAATGGTTTATTGTTCATTTAAAATTGACTTTGATGGCTTGGTCTTATCAACAGATCCACAGCCACAACCTGAAGTAAATATGACTCTTTACAATATTCCCAATCCTTTCTTCTCACACACTCAAATCCAGTTCTCAGCTTCAGCCGGTGTTGAAAATGCAAAAGTAACCATTTATAACGTGAGGGGTCAGCTCGTAAAAACATTGGATACAGTTACAGATACTCATACTGAAGGACACGCTACGTGGGATGGAAAAGATAATTCAGGTAAGAGCGTTTCAAATGGCATCTATTTCTATAAAGTCAAAACGGATAATATTGAAAGAACACAAAAACTTATTCTGATGAGATAAGATAAAACTAATAAAGCAAACACTCGTAGAGCAGGATACAACATCCTGCTCATTTTTATATAAAACCTCTGATTGTCCGAACTTGTTAGGACATCCGAGTGTTTTAATTGGGGAACTCACCAATTTCAACACTCCGAAGATTCCGATAAATCGGAAACATTCGAAGGTTGGCAAAGCACTGTAAATAAAGCTTTTATCCCATCAAAATGGAGGAAATTTCATTGTGTATTTATAACCAGAAAAATTTGACAATTTTTTGGGGTATTTTGAAATGAACTTAAATAAAAGCAGGAGGAGCAGATGAAAAAAATAGCTGTTCTTATCTTATTTGTTATGCTCACCTCAACAGCTTTTGCAGCATACCAGGTCGGTGATGTTGTGTCAAATTTCAGCTGGACTGATAACACAGGCACGTCCCACAATATTTATGACCTTATCGATGCTCAGAAAGCAATAGTGTTCTTTTGGGGAGGTACTGGTTGAGGTGGCTGTATTTCGGCGGCGCCGCAATTAGAAACTATTTGGCAAAACTACCAGGGAACCGGTCATTGCTACATTCTATCCGAGACAAACTGGACTTCCTATGGAGCAACATATTTTTATTCGTATGATATCGATCCTTATTATGGTCAATATGGTAACGGATACATTCCATTCTTTGCTGTTATTGGTGGAGAATATAAGTTATATTATGGAGATAATGCTATTAGTAATGTGAGTTCAGCACTCTACGATGCAATACAATCTTTGGGTTTGTATGCCAACTTTGATGCCAATCTCTATCAAGGACCACCTGAACTGACCGTTCAATTCACCAGTAACTCATCTGGAAATCCGGACGCATGGGATTGGGATCTTGATGGAGACGGAACCATAGATAGCCATGATGAAAATCCTTTCTGGACTTATACTGCAGTTGGATCATATGACGTCTCATTAACGGTCTATGAAGGGACAGAAAGCGATGAACTCACTCAGGAAGATTTTATCACAGTACTCAGTCCATCAAATGTATCCGGAGAACTAGCCGGAACATGGTCACCAACGTATGGAACATATACTGTCACCGGGAATGTTACCATTCCGACAGGAACCGTTCTTTCTGTTGAACCAAATACGAATATTGTTGTGAATAACGGCAGTAATATAAAAGTAAAAGGTAGGATTGAAGCAGTTGGATCTGAACGTGGTTTTGTTAATTTCTCAACCGACGATACCTGGCAAGGAATCCTTATCCAGGACAGCCAGGAAGCGAATATCATCGATCATTGCTATTTTACCGGTGCTACATCCAGTGCTGTTGATATTGATAACTCAGTTGTAGATGTTCTGAACAGTATTTTCTATGAGAATACAAATACATCGCAGAAAGGTCCGGCGATCAATGTTGTTGATGCTACAGATGTGCTTATCGAAGGTAATATGATAGCAAATAACTCCAGCTCAGTACTATCCGGTGGAATAGCTCTCGATAACGCACCTGTTGAAATATCGCATAATATCATTGTGAATAATGAAGCGATGTTTGCCGGCGCGATCGGGCTGAAGAATGGCTCGGATGTATCACTTATCAATAACACAATTGCCAATAATTCTGGAAGCTATGCATGTATCTATATACTATCTTCTTATCCTGATGTTCTTAATACTATCATCATTCATGATGGTTTGATTTTCACGACCTTCAGCGGTAATCCTTTTGTAAATTATTCATGTATTTCCGGCGGTTATTCAGGTACAGGTAATATCAGTGATGATCCTCAATTCGTAAATTCAACAGCTGGAGATGGTATTGCCTATGATGGTCTTGCAGCAGATTGGAGTTTGCAGGAAACCTCACCATGTATTGATACTGGCGATCCGACATCACCTCCCGATCCTGATGGAACCAGAGCTGATATGGGTGCCTTGTATTATTATCATGAAGTTTCTATCGATGATCCGCATGAAAATTTGATCTATATTACTCAGAACAATCCGAATCCATTTAAAGGTTCAACCACAATTTCATACTCATTACCAAAACAAACTGAAAATGCCGTAATCACAATCTATAATGTTAAAGGTGATGTGGTGAAACAATATAATGTTGATGATAGTGAAGGTTCGGTCCAGTGGAGTGGTCTCGATCAGCATGATAAAGCTGTAGCAAGCGGAGTTTACTTCTATCGAATTCAAGGAGAAACTATTTCTCAAACGAGATCAATGATCTTTATGAGATAACGTCACTTCTAAAACATAATTTCTTTCGGTTGAGAGGAAGGAACTGGTGTTCCAGCTGGTCTTCAAAACCAGTAGTGCGCGGATAACACCGTCCATGGCAGGTTCGATTCCTGCCCTCTCGGCCATTTTTTTTATAAAGGATAGACTATGGACGAAAAGAACGAATTCAGAAAAATCCCGGGGGTGGATACCTTATTGAAACAAGCAAATATACAATATTTAATACATGAATTTGGAGAAAAACTAACCGTCTTTTCAATCCGTAGTGTTCTTGATAATATACGTGAGAATGTTCTTAAAGGTAAAAATGTACCATCTAATAAACACATACATAAGATGATTATGGATGGCATTCGTTATATAGGTTCAGCATCATTAAAACCGATGATCAATGCGACAGGTGTAGCACTTCACACTAACCTGGGACGTGCACCGCTTGGAGATGTGCTGACAGCAGAAGTTGCACGGATCATTAAAGGATATTCCAACCTTGAATTTGATTGCGATAAAGGAAAACGTGGTCATAGAGAAGTACATATTAGGGATATTGTAACATTTATAACCGGTGCTGAAGATGCAATTGTTGTGAACAACAATGCTGCTGGTGTTTTTCTTTCTTTGAAAACATTTTCCAACAGAAAAGAAGCGGTTATTTCACGTGGGGAGCTTATAGAGATTGGTGGTTCATTCCGTATTCCCGACATTATGAAACAAAGTGGTGCAAAGATGATCGAGGTTGGAACCACGAACAGAACTCATATTTCTGACTATGAAGATGCAATAATAGAGAAAACAGCGGTACTTTTCAAAGCACATAAATCAAATTATTATATTGAAGGATTCTCTGATGAAGTTGAGATCGAAGCACTTGCTCAGCTAGCACATGCAAATGGTGTAATGTGTATCTATGATATGGGTTCGGGATTACTGAAAAAACCAAAAGGACTTCCGCTTGAAACAGAGCCGGATGTTCATGCAGCACTTCAGTCCGGTGCTGATCTTGTAATGTTCAGCTGTGATAAATTGCTTGGTGGTCCTCAAGCAGGAATTATTGCAGGTAAGAAAGAGTATATTCATAAGCTAAGGAAATCTCCTTTGATGAGAGTTCTGCGTGTTGGTAAAATAACGCTTGCAGCATTATCTACGGTACTTCGATGTTATCTTCGTGATGAAGACCTTCTTGAGCATGTTCCGGTATTCAGGATGCTTCATCAAACTAAAGAGGAAATCGAAAAGAAAGCGCAAATTTTCTCAAGATTACTTATAAAAAATAACATTCCGAATAAATTCATTGAGAATACTGCACGATGTGGTGGAGGAACGCTTCCTCAACTAAAAATTTCGAGTTATGCTGTTCAACTTGACCTTTCATCATCGAAACTGAGTGCTGAAAACGTCCAGCGTAAGCTCCTTCAATTAGATGAACCAATCCTTAGTATTCTTCGCGAAGGCAATCTACTTTTTGATGTGTTCACCTTAACAGAGGAGCAATTTGAAATCATCGCAAAAAATCTAATAGAGATCATGATATAGAATTATGAAGCACTTAATAATGGGTACTGCCGGTCATGTTGACCATGGTAAAACAGCGCTTATCAAAGCATTAACCAATTTTGACTGCGACACACATAAAGACGAGAAAAATAGAGGTATTACGATCCACCTTGGTTTTACCCATCTCGATCTGTCAAATGGAAACAGTATCGGTATAATCGATGTGCCCGGGCATAAGGATTTCATAAATACGATGATATCCGGTGCAAGCACGATCGATTTTGTGCTCTTTACTATTGCAGCAGACAGCAGCATCATGCCGCAGACAAAAGAGCATCTCCATATTATGGAACTTCTCGGTATTAAAGATGGGATCATTGCGTTAACAAAAAGCGATACAGTGGATGAGGAGATATTAGAACTTGTCGAACTTGAGATCAGCGAGTTCGTTTCAGGCACGTTCCTTGAAAATGCACCGATCATTAGAACATCAGTAAAAGATAATACAGGAATAAAGGAGTTGCTTCAGGTAATATCAAATCTTATAGATCATATCGAATCCCGATCATCAGGATTGTTCTTCAGGATGTATATTGATAGGATCTTCACCGTTGCAGGATTCGGCACTGTCATAAACGGATCGGTTCTGCAAGGAAGAGCAACAAAGAATACCTCATTATACCTGTTACCTGGCGGAAAAGAACTGCGTATCCGAAAGATGGAGCATCATGGAAAAGAGGTAGATGAAGTGGTTTCAGGTCAAAGAGCTTCTTTAAATATTGTCGGACTCGATATCAAGGATTTCCAAAAAGGAATGCTCATCTCTGAAAGGATGATCAAACCTACGAAAATGATCGACGCAACAGTTACGCTCTTTGAACACGACAGATCGCTCGAGACATGGAATACTGTACTCTTCCTGATGGGGACATTTGAAGACCAGGTGAGAGTACATCTCATGGACAAAGATATCCTCAAAGAAGGTGAAACAGGGCTTGTGCAGATACATTTTGAAAAAGAATGCTTTCCGATTTATGGTGATGCATTCATTATAAGAAGTACTTCAGGCGATATGACACTCGGCGGCGGGAAAGTATTAGATGCATATCCGCTTCATCATAAACGGAGAACGCAGAAAGTAGTGCAGCATCTTAGCACCATAGCTTATGGAGGATTGCCGGCTTTCGTTGCAGCCGAAGTCAGAAAAAGATCATTTCCGGTTTCGATACTTTTGCTTGCAGAGATAACAAATATGCCATCAGATGAAATCGAAAAGATCGCCCAATATTCGCTTCCTGAAGACATTGCTATAAAACAAATCGGGAAAGAAATCCTGTTGGTTCATAATGAAAAGGAAAAGGAACTTACACAAAGAATAACAAGCATTCTTTCAAAGTTTCATAAGGAAAATCCTTTTATAAAACGGGGTAAAACATTCGAGGAACTTACAAGTCTGTTACGATTCCAGAAGCAAGATGAATCATATCTGAACAATCTGATCATCCAATTGATCGATGCTGATATACTTAAAAAATTCGAGGGAACATTTACTCTTGCCCAATCGAATGTTAATATTGCAGAAGAGGATACGGATAAAATTAACCTTATCGAGCAATTCATCCTACAATCAGGAATGAAAGTTCCTTTGATGAGTGAAATTAATGAGTATGCAGGTAAAAAAGCCATCAGTTCTAAGAGGTTGCAGGACATTCTTAACTATCTTGTAGAGAATAAGAAGATCGTGATTATTGAAGGATCGTTCATTCATGCGGATATTATACATCAAGCGCAACATGCACTTATTGATCATTTTAAGGAAAAAGATCAACTTATCCTTGCAGATTTCCGTGACCGATTGGATGCAAACAGAAAGATATGCCTTTTGCTCCTTTCTTATTTTGATGATTTCGGTTTGACAATACGTAAAGGTGACTTTCGTGTCTTGACCGAGAAGGGAAAAACAGTATTAAAGTGATCTTCAATTAAAAACATTTGACGTATGAAAAACAGGGGAGATATATTACAAACATTCTTTTTTAATCAATCAATCGTATGAGGTGCGCAATGTCTGATAAAGTAGAAGTTCGACAAGCTGAAATTCGTGATATACCTTACATAAAGGAACTTCTCCTGCAATTATATAACACGATATCAAACAATGAAGGACTTGATCAAATGATGATTGAACACAATCTTGCAAAGGTTTTTTCGGATGAACATTCGATACTCATTGCAGAGAAACAAGGATCAATTGTTGGTATGATCTATGTCATTTATCATCAGTCGCTTTTGCATTATGGATTGTCTGCCTGTATTGAAGAACTTGTTGTTCACAAAGGTTTCAGAGGACAGGGAATTGGGAAATTACTCGTAGAGAAAGGTGTTGAAATGGCACATGAAAAGGGATGCGTGGAGCTCGAAGTGAGTACGGAATTCACAAATAAAGAAGCTATTTCATTTTACGAGAAATTTGGTTTTAAACAAATTGGTGTTCTTCTTGAAATGGAGCTGGATTCGTGAAGAAAAGGGATGAGATATTTGCAAAGATCACTGCATATATTGAATCAGCTAAAGTTATTTCTCCCTATAAAATTGCAATTGACGGCATCGATGCTTCGGGCAAAACGATCTTTGCAGATGATTTAGCAAATTATCTAAAAAGTAAAACCAGTAGACAGATCATACGTGCATCGATCGATGGATTTCACAATCCTGAAGAGATCAGACTTCGTAAGGGAAAGCTCTCACCTGTTGGTTATTATGAGGATTCATTTGATTATGAATCTCTTAAAAAACTTCTCCTTCAACCATTAATAAGAAGTAAAAATAGAAGCATTCTCACGAGCATTTATGATTATCGTTCAAAGACTAAAACCAATGAGAATTATATCATAGCTGAAGATAACCCTATACTGCTTTTCGATGGAATTTTCCTTCTTAGAAAAGAATTATTCCATTATTGGGATCTATGTATATTTCTTGAAGTATCCTTTAAGACAGCATTAAAAAGAGCTCTGGAAAGAGATATCGACTATTTTGGTGATGAACATGTTCTCAAGATGAGATATGAACAGCGATATTTTCCGGGTCAGCAACTTTATCTCCATGAAGCCCATCCAAATCAAATTGCAGATATAGTAGTTGATAATAATGATTATCAAAATCCTGAAATATTGAGAACGCATGTTAGATAGAGACATAAAAACAGAACAGCCAATCAGGAAGATCATTCACATTGACATGGATGCTTTCTTTGCAGCTGTCGAGGTAAGGGATAATCCTGCCTACAAAGGAAAACCGCTCATTGTCGGCGGTGATCCGAATAGTAGGGGAGTTGTCGCCACATGTTCATATGAGGCGCGGAAATTTGGTATTCATTCTGCAATGGCAAGTGCTGTCGCCTACCGGTTATGTCCTCATGCGATCTTCATTCATGGAAGGTACGAGGTTTACAGCAAGATATCCAAACAAATACGGAAAATATTTGATGATTATTCCAATCTCGTTGAACCGGTCTCGATCGATGAGGCATATCTTGATGTAACCTATAACAAACTCGGAATGAAATCAGCAACACTCATTGCAAAGGATATAAAAAAGAGGATATTCCAAGAAACTAAACTCACTGCATCTGCTGGTGTATCATACAATATGTTTTTGGCTAAGATCGCTTCTGATATGGATAAGCCGGATGGATTAGTTGTTATTCCTCCAGATAAAGCAAAAGAAGTTCTGGAGGGGCTTCCGATTGGAAAATTCTATGGCATTGGCAAGGTGACGGAAAAGAAAATGCAGATACTCGGCATACTAAAGGGTAGAGATCTAAAAGCGCAATCTCTTGAAGAGCTGATAAGACATTTTGGGAAAACCGGTGAATATTATTACTACATTGTAAGGGGAATTGATAAAAGGCAGGTTACTCCTGAGAGAGACATCAAATCGATTGGGCATGAAAACACCTTCTCGACAGATATCGATGATATCAATGAAATGAAAGAGTATCTTACCTCATGTGCTGAGAAAATTGAAGAAAGAATGAAGAAACATAATGTCGCCGGACGGACGATTACACTTAAGATCAAATATCCCGATTTCTATCAGGCGACAAGAAGCCGAACACTGCAAAAACCAACGATGAATAAAGAGATTATCACACAAACCGTGTGCAATCTACTCGATGAAACACTGGTTAATAAATGCAGTGTTCGATTACTCGGTATCAGCGTTTCAAAACTGGAAACTGACGAGGTCAATCTCCCATACCAGCTTACCTTGCAATTATAAAAAAAGCCCTCAGAAGAGGGCGTAATTATACAATTTTTTTTTAAGAATTATTCGTGATGCTCGTGTTCGATTTCACTAAGCGAACCTTCGGTAAATAAATAGTCCTTCAGTTCATGATCAAAGGCAGGATCCTGTCTGCGAATCCATTCCATAAGCATTGCAGCGTGTTCCTTTTCTTCATCACGATTGTGCGCAAGTATTGATGCAAGTTCATCATCATCGCATACATCCACTCGTTGATTATACCAGTCGATTGCTTCCAATTCCTCGATTAGGGAGTTGAGGGCACGGCTCATATTTAATGTTACTTGTGAAAGTTCACGAATATCTTCATGAGTACTGTTTGCCATTATATCCTCCTGATTAATATTTTACTATACTATAAAAACATTATCTCTTGATGCAAGAAATTTTCAAAAAAATCCATAGACCTTGACATGAAATGTTTCAAACAAATCTTTTTTTTATTCGGAGGTCCAATGGATATCAAGAAAGTATCGACATTACATTTGCCGGTTGACCTGGCATACTTGCCGGCAGCTCAGGCATTTATCAATGAACTTGCCCGTCTCGCAAAGTTCTCGCAAAAGGATATTACGTTCTTTAACGTTGCAGTTGAAGAAGCAGTCACAAATGTTGTTAAGCACGCATTTCTTCCTGATGAAGAAGCAACATTCGATGTTATCTGCGAGTTGACACCAGTTGAATTCAAGGTCATTATCAAGGATAAAGGAATGCCTTTTGATCCTACTCAAGTGAAGGATTTCTCTGCAGAAAAATCATTGGAAGGCGACGAACAGGTAGGTCTTGGATTTCGACTCATGAAGGGTAGTGTCGACCAGCTTTCATTTCATAATATGGGTTATGGTGGTAAGGAAGTTCACCTTGTTAAATTCGTAGATCAAAAACATGTCGAAAAGTATTTCCAAAAATCTGAAATGCAGGCATTCGAACAGCCGAAATATAAATCAAAAGAAGAAAGAGTGAAGATTCCATACCATGTGGAACTCCTCCAGAAAGATCAGGCGATCGAGATATCACAATGTGCTTATCGAACCTATGGCTACACATATATTATGGAAAATATTTACTATCCTGAACGACTGATCGAAATGACCAAGTCTGGTGAACTTATCTCAGCTGTTGCTGTATGTGATGACACTGGCGAAGCAATGAGTCATTGTGCGTTGGAGCGTTTTGGTAAAAAGTGGGATACACCTGAACTGGGAATGGCATTTACCAAACCGAAATTCCGAGGTCAGGGTGCTATGATATCCTTGAATGAGTTTCTTGAATTGGAAGCAAAAGATAAAATGATCAAAGGTATGTATGCAAAAGGAGTTACAACACATCCCTTTTCGCAAAAAGCATTACTTAGAAGTGGTTTCCAAGATGCCGCAATACTCATTGGATTATCACCTCCGAAAACATTCGAGGGTATGAAAGATCAGGGAGTCCAGCGGGAAACACTTGTCCTAAGTTATAAAAAACTCTTAGAGCAAAATGTAGAAATATATATACCAATGCATCACAAAAAGATAATAGAGAAGATTTATAAGAATATTGAGATCGATGCGCATCTGAATACAACGGACTCTTCAAAAAAGAAGAAGAAAGATATGATACAGTCTGATGTGGAAATCGAAGTGAAGGATACTCTTAATTTTGGGAATATATATATCAATGACAGTGGTTATAATATCAAACTTGAGATCAAGCAGCGATTGAAAGAACTCTGTCAGAAAAAGATTGAGACTGTAAATCTTTATATCGATCTCTGCGATGAAAATTCAGTAAAATATATTGAGGATTTCGAATCGCTAGGCTTTTTCTTTTCTGGGGTGTTCCCTAGTAATAAGAAGCAGTTTCTCATCCTTCAGTATCTTAATAATGTTCCTATTGATTATTCTAAGATTGTACTTGTTTCTGATTTTGCCCAGGAGCTTGGAAAATACGTTCAGGAATGTGATCCGAATCAGAAGTGAAGTTTCAGTAATTATCGCTAAGCTAAGCAGTCAAGTTTAAGAGTTAACGCGTTATTGACACGTAGAATTTTATACACAATAATAAATGTTACAGTCCTTGACAAATGTATTTCTACATATATCCTTTTTTTTACATTTGGAGGTTCAATGAAACTTAAAAAAATATCGACACTACATGTACCAGCGGACCTGGCATACCTTGCGGCAATACAGGCGTTTATAAATGAACTTGCACGCATTGCCAAATTCTCTCAAAAGGATATTACATTTTTCAGCGTTGCTGTTGAGGAAGCAGTTACAAATGTTGTAAAACACGCATTCCTACCTGAACAAAAAGAGCACTTTGATGTCATTTGTGAATTAACACCAATTGAATTCAAGGTTATCATCCGAGATAAAGGATTACCTTTTGATCCTGATCGTGTAAAGGATTTCTCGGCTGAGAAATCTCTTGATGGAGATGAGCAGGTAGGGCTTGGTTTCAGGTTAATGAAGGGAAGTGTTGATAAAATATCATTTCATAATTTGGGTTATGGGGGTAAAGAAGTCCAGCTTGTAAAATTTATTGATCAGAAGCATATCGATGAATATCTTAAAACCTCTCAAATGGAAGCGTATGATGAACCTGAATTTGTGGCGAAAAAAGAAATTGTGAGAATTCCTTTCCATACGATGCTTCTGCAGCCAAGTCAGGCAGTCGAGATATCGCAATGTGCTTATAGAGCGTATGGTTATACATATTTGATGGAAAATATCTATTATCCTGAACGTCTTATTGAAATGAATAAAACAGGTGAACTTATCTCTGCCGTTGCGGTGTCAGATTTAAATAATGAAGTGCTGGGACATATTGCACTTGAGTTTTTTGGAAGAAAGAAAAAGATTCCTGAGCTGGGCATGGCATTCACAAAACCAAAATTCCGCAGACAGGGATGCATGAAACATCTGAGTGAATTTCTCGAAAACCAAGTTATGAAAAGAGGTGTTAAAGGTATCTATGCTGATGCCGTAACAGTTCATCCATATTCACAAAAAGCACTTCTCGGTATTGGTTACAAATCTGCTGGTTTGCGTATCGGTCTTGATCCGCCACGATCCTTTAAAAGTATGGAAAATCAATGTACACAGCGTGAGACATTGGTGCTTATGTATAAGATGTTAATTCCCCAGGATGTCCAGGTCTTTGTACCGATTCATCATAAAAGCATTATTGAGAAAATATATAAACATCTCGGGATCAATGCAGATGTTCAGACACTTGAGGGTATTGACGAAGATAAGAGTACGGTGGTTCAGTCTGATGTGGAAGTTGATGTCGTAGAATCAGCCGGGATTGCAAGTTTTATTGTGAATTCAATTGGCAATAATTTTCTTGAAGAGATTAAGTACCGGCTTAGAGACTTGTGCCTGAAAAGGATTGAAATAATTGATCTTCGTCTGGATATGTGTGATAGAAATCTTATGAAATTCGTTCCTCAACTGGAAATGCTTGGATTCTTCTTCTCAGGCGTATTACCCGATGATGATAAACAGTATCTCCTGCTTCAGTATCTTAACAATGTTCCTATCGATTATGATAAAATTATGTGTGAATCTGAGTTTGCTAAGGAATTAAAAGAGTATGTTAAACAGTGTGATTCGAACAGGTTGTAGGAGTGCTATTCTTCTTCTTTCTTGAATAGTCTATCCAGGTTGAACACCTGGTGCAGCAACACTGCAAGAATTGTTGTGGTTGGCAGGGGATCGGTAAAGAATGTCTTGATGAGTTCCGGTGAACGTGCATAAAGTTCCGGGAGCATTGCTGTACTCAATCCAAAGATAAGTGAGATCCCAACAACAAAGGTTTTTCGTGTATCCCATTTCTGGCTGAACATCTCCTTCAAACCGGTGCATATCATAAAGCAGCCGGAAAAAACAATCGAAGCACCGAGAACCGGTTTGGGAATTAGGGAAAGTGCAGTAATAAGTTTCGGGAAAAATGCCAGGATGATAAAGATCGCACCTGCTACCACACTGATCCAGCGACTCACCACTTTTGTGACACCTGCAAGACCGATATTACTGGAGGATGTATCAACAGCCATACCGCCGATCAGTCCGGCAAATGCAGTTGACAAGCCGTCTGCTATTAAACCCTTTCTGATAGGAGTAAAATTCACTTCT
Encoded proteins:
- the dinB gene encoding DNA polymerase IV yields the protein MKTEQPIRKIIHIDMDAFFAAVEVRDNPAYKGKPLIVGGDPNSRGVVATCSYEARKFGIHSAMASAVAYRLCPHAIFIHGRYEVYSKISKQIRKIFDDYSNLVEPVSIDEAYLDVTYNKLGMKSATLIAKDIKKRIFQETKLTASAGVSYNMFLAKIASDMDKPDGLVVIPPDKAKEVLEGLPIGKFYGIGKVTEKKMQILGILKGRDLKAQSLEELIRHFGKTGEYYYYIVRGIDKRQVTPERDIKSIGHENTFSTDIDDINEMKEYLTSCAEKIEERMKKHNVAGRTITLKIKYPDFYQATRSRTLQKPTMNKEIITQTVCNLLDETLVNKCSVRLLGISVSKLETDEVNLPYQLTLQL
- a CDS encoding ferritin, with the translated sequence MANSTHEDIRELSQVTLNMSRALNSLIEELEAIDWYNQRVDVCDDDELASILAHNRDEEKEHAAMLMEWIRRQDPAFDHELKDYLFTEGSLSEIEHEHHE
- a CDS encoding right-handed parallel beta-helix repeat-containing protein, with the translated sequence MSSALYDAIQSLGLYANFDANLYQGPPELTVQFTSNSSGNPDAWDWDLDGDGTIDSHDENPFWTYTAVGSYDVSLTVYEGTESDELTQEDFITVLSPSNVSGELAGTWSPTYGTYTVTGNVTIPTGTVLSVEPNTNIVVNNGSNIKVKGRIEAVGSERGFVNFSTDDTWQGILIQDSQEANIIDHCYFTGATSSAVDIDNSVVDVLNSIFYENTNTSQKGPAINVVDATDVLIEGNMIANNSSSVLSGGIALDNAPVEISHNIIVNNEAMFAGAIGLKNGSDVSLINNTIANNSGSYACIYILSSYPDVLNTIIIHDGLIFTTFSGNPFVNYSCISGGYSGTGNISDDPQFVNSTAGDGIAYDGLAADWSLQETSPCIDTGDPTSPPDPDGTRADMGALYYYHEVSIDDPHENLIYITQNNPNPFKGSTTISYSLPKQTENAVITIYNVKGDVVKQYNVDDSEGSVQWSGLDQHDKAVASGVYFYRIQGETISQTRSMIFMR
- a CDS encoding GNAT family N-acetyltransferase, translating into MSDKVEVRQAEIRDIPYIKELLLQLYNTISNNEGLDQMMIEHNLAKVFSDEHSILIAEKQGSIVGMIYVIYHQSLLHYGLSACIEELVVHKGFRGQGIGKLLVEKGVEMAHEKGCVELEVSTEFTNKEAISFYEKFGFKQIGVLLEMELDS
- a CDS encoding ATP-binding protein, whose protein sequence is MDIKKVSTLHLPVDLAYLPAAQAFINELARLAKFSQKDITFFNVAVEEAVTNVVKHAFLPDEEATFDVICELTPVEFKVIIKDKGMPFDPTQVKDFSAEKSLEGDEQVGLGFRLMKGSVDQLSFHNMGYGGKEVHLVKFVDQKHVEKYFQKSEMQAFEQPKYKSKEERVKIPYHVELLQKDQAIEISQCAYRTYGYTYIMENIYYPERLIEMTKSGELISAVAVCDDTGEAMSHCALERFGKKWDTPELGMAFTKPKFRGQGAMISLNEFLELEAKDKMIKGMYAKGVTTHPFSQKALLRSGFQDAAILIGLSPPKTFEGMKDQGVQRETLVLSYKKLLEQNVEIYIPMHHKKIIEKIYKNIEIDAHLNTTDSSKKKKKDMIQSDVEIEVKDTLNFGNIYINDSGYNIKLEIKQRLKELCQKKIETVNLYIDLCDENSVKYIEDFESLGFFFSGVFPSNKKQFLILQYLNNVPIDYSKIVLVSDFAQELGKYVQECDPNQK
- the selA gene encoding L-seryl-tRNA(Sec) selenium transferase codes for the protein MDEKNEFRKIPGVDTLLKQANIQYLIHEFGEKLTVFSIRSVLDNIRENVLKGKNVPSNKHIHKMIMDGIRYIGSASLKPMINATGVALHTNLGRAPLGDVLTAEVARIIKGYSNLEFDCDKGKRGHREVHIRDIVTFITGAEDAIVVNNNAAGVFLSLKTFSNRKEAVISRGELIEIGGSFRIPDIMKQSGAKMIEVGTTNRTHISDYEDAIIEKTAVLFKAHKSNYYIEGFSDEVEIEALAQLAHANGVMCIYDMGSGLLKKPKGLPLETEPDVHAALQSGADLVMFSCDKLLGGPQAGIIAGKKEYIHKLRKSPLMRVLRVGKITLAALSTVLRCYLRDEDLLEHVPVFRMLHQTKEEIEKKAQIFSRLLIKNNIPNKFIENTARCGGGTLPQLKISSYAVQLDLSSSKLSAENVQRKLLQLDEPILSILREGNLLFDVFTLTEEQFEIIAKNLIEIMI
- the selB gene encoding selenocysteine-specific translation elongation factor, whose amino-acid sequence is MKHLIMGTAGHVDHGKTALIKALTNFDCDTHKDEKNRGITIHLGFTHLDLSNGNSIGIIDVPGHKDFINTMISGASTIDFVLFTIAADSSIMPQTKEHLHIMELLGIKDGIIALTKSDTVDEEILELVELEISEFVSGTFLENAPIIRTSVKDNTGIKELLQVISNLIDHIESRSSGLFFRMYIDRIFTVAGFGTVINGSVLQGRATKNTSLYLLPGGKELRIRKMEHHGKEVDEVVSGQRASLNIVGLDIKDFQKGMLISERMIKPTKMIDATVTLFEHDRSLETWNTVLFLMGTFEDQVRVHLMDKDILKEGETGLVQIHFEKECFPIYGDAFIIRSTSGDMTLGGGKVLDAYPLHHKRRTQKVVQHLSTIAYGGLPAFVAAEVRKRSFPVSILLLAEITNMPSDEIEKIAQYSLPEDIAIKQIGKEILLVHNEKEKELTQRITSILSKFHKENPFIKRGKTFEELTSLLRFQKQDESYLNNLIIQLIDADILKKFEGTFTLAQSNVNIAEEDTDKINLIEQFILQSGMKVPLMSEINEYAGKKAISSKRLQDILNYLVENKKIVIIEGSFIHADIIHQAQHALIDHFKEKDQLILADFRDRLDANRKICLLLLSYFDDFGLTIRKGDFRVLTEKGKTVLK